The sequence gaatcagggttttccaactcctctaggtggatcctccgtatccaccaacccgattaaagcgttggacattcgcttttcgttctctcaatttcgtaaacaacacccttggTATGAGAaagcagtgattaggacttccctggtagtggttgtatgcaaatagtcatatgagagcatttggagagggagagctgactctccccactctcggccataccagggcatctgGGGGCAGTTATCAGTAATAATGCTGATTACCAGTAATTATCAGCATTATCACTGATAATAAGGTAGATTCATTTCTTTATCAtctataattttgttttttcattGTCTAGTATTGTCAATAATACAAAATATGAAGATTGTTTCACGATATAAATATCTATTTTGTATAAATCAAATTATACCACAATATCATCGTATATTCTATTCAAATCAAACAACAAGAATAACAAATTATATACCTTTAATTGGATTAGAAATTCATGCTCAATTATCTgtacataataaattatttacatatgtACCATATAGTTTTGGAGCTCCTCCTAATACACAATTAGGTTTACATGATGTTGCAATCCCTGGTAGTATGCCGGTAAGTGAAACTGTTGAACTTATTAAgtattgaagtatatatatatatatatatatatatatatatatatatatatatcttgtagTATATTTTAAGTGTATTTAATAGTTCCGGCTTTAAAATATCACATGAAACATGTGAGGTATAAATTGTTGATATCTAACATTTACTTCTTATTGTTTTTATAccaatttttatttaaagataTGAAATTGTGAAAGGATTTTATTACTAGTAACTTCCCACGTTTATATTTGTTGATTTCAGAAGGATTTAATtctggatattataataattttaatagttgaaatcatgagtcaattgaagctagaccatcatggaaaacctggaagcatcagACTTCCGTTTcgacctagtatgggactcctcaccagtgcacatccacgatcccgcctctccagattcgaacccaggatctaccgGTGGATGTGTCGCGTTagactgataagtccttggttcgaatcttgggggggggcgaggtcgtggatgcgcgctgctgaggagccccgaaataggacgaaacgactgtccaatgcttccaggttttccatggtggtctagcttcaattgactcatgatctcaactattaagatttctttatttttttatttaaaaacatgaACATTGGTGCAAAGATgcaccaaaatatatatgcgccatacaaagtGATTATTGTTCAATTGGTGCATGAACTTAGATACTGTCCTATtgtccaaaccgaaacaggtggttatcttgGGGAATCAGTATATGAGCCTTTCGACCAAGAAGTATAATTCTTgtggcagtggaacaacgttgGGAGATGCGGTTTCATGGTAGTtaatgaccaacaataggttcatatgccatttgttatGTCATAGGATTCTAGGGCCCTTGTGTACtgttggtttggaatctggGTTTCGCAACTCCTCTACGTGGATCTTTCATATCCACTAACTCGGTTCaagcgctggacattcacttttcatcctctcaatttcttaaacaaaaccccctccacgagaaggcagtgagtaggacttccctatcagtggctatatacacgtggccatgtgagagcatttggagagggagagcggactctcgtCACCCTTGGCTTTACTGGAGCATTCAGGAGTTCTATGTTTATATGATAAATGTTGGTTCATGAAGGAAATGTTGAACTGCGATTtattttagataaaatatttacttatatatatttttatagttATTTAGTGTTTAGTGAATGCTATATACCACATGAGATTCTCATTTCAGAGGTAAAGTTTTAATCACGATGTGACTTTTATTAAGTAGTCATTGGAAAAGGCGGTTGGATTTTTCATGTGTGAAATCAATCAAGTCATTAGGAGAATAATTACTCACCCACTGATGATAATATTATATGAGGATTAAAATTCGATTGTAATTGGAAAGATTGACTTTAAAATactaatgaaataatttcaagATATCATACTCACTTTAAGATCTGTATATTCTATGTTTGATTCCATGTGTCATCGAAAACTATATCGTTTAAgaatatttttataatatattcacTATATTTGAAGCGATTACAAGTTCACCTAGTTtgagaacggaacaaagactctgtgaccGAAGACCACTAAGCCCGCTATTCTGATACGTCCTAGCCCCGTTAACTAGAGATTAAATTCCAAGTTCGAAACAGGCAAATATATTCTGTAAGGAGCCAGAAGCATGAGCAATAATAACGGGCACAagtcaaacgtatatatacagcataaactTGTCTTTAGAAAgggttacaaaatagcatactaaaagatataACGAACCAATAGCGTTTGAGTTTCTCCCAAGTGGGCTATACGACATAAAGGTGAAAATGAGCACTTTTAgcgcgaaaacaagaaattcaagatttcaaaataaaattacaaaaataaggtatttatcaagtgaattctggggatctaacattgTCAACAAGTTAGCTAACTGATGATTGAGATATTATTATCCTTATTTATAACATCACTGTAGAAATTTGGTATTAATCAAATAGTTATGTCATTTTttatctcgcgaggcaggatctcgtggatgcgcactgctgaggagtctcgcaCTGTAACGAAattgccgtccagtgcttcaaggtttttcatggtggtctatgctcactagtgactggcttcaagaggtatatcctggagttctagtgagaagcagtgacctgTGGAattcagttgtgagatagtaactcactggagacaatggtggatgtgtcgctcaatttcgtggattagttgaatttagacattaataccgttggatgcaggccgactcagtggtctagttggctaaacgcctggcgcgagaccgataggtcctgggttcgagtctcgcgaggcgggatcgtggatgcgcactgctgaggagtcccacaataggacgaaacggcagtccaatgcttccaggttttccatggttgtctaacttcaattgactcatcatctcaactgttgaaattactacaatctccacaaaaccccttctgatactaatagtTTCTTTTACTTTTATTGTATTACATTGTTATTTAACAGATTTTAAATCGTCATTGTCTTGAACTAGCTATCATTGCTTCAATTGGATTAAATTGTAAAATTAATTCAATTACAAATTTTGATCGTAAGCATTACTTTTATACAGATTTACCAGCTGGTTATCAAATTACCCAATATTATAAACCAATATCTATAAATGGTTATTTAGATTATATTTGGTTACGAGATCATTCAATCATTGAACAACTTGATCCATTATATACAGAAGTAatacatagtaataataatcaatattattatcgTTCACATGCTCGTATTAAATGTATACAAATTGAACAAGATACTGGTAAAAGTTTACATAATATACAACGTGATTGTagtttaattgatttaaatcGTTCTGGTAAGTTGTAATAGttgatttgtttttattgtttatgaaattaacTCAAAAATCCTAATAGAAATTAGTTCAAAATTAATGAAAGTGTTAAATCGCTGCAACCCAATTTCTTTTCAATCTCATTCTAGGTTGTTTAGAATTCATTATGATCATGCTTATTTCCACCATTGATGTGTTGTTGTGGATCAGTctgtggtcttgagtgctgttagaggtatgagggcggttatcacttcccggttgcccacaccgtggaagggttgttctggaggtacctgaaaaggaaattggattagaggtgatcttagtgacctgggagtgtgaccgcagtgcccaagggacaactgcctgaggtcggtcacacacgacctttttatgggtaatttttgtgttagctccgtacttgttgagaccttaccgccggagacggatatttgtgggataaggcgaggtatgcatttttagggtcgaccttttctaaccccacccctccttgtgggaaggcagcatcgctctcatgctggttgtctgagggaaacaccttactgctgtcacacccctctacagtcagcagtacgacttcgccttcggaccttgggtttgttgcttttagtcttaccgctcttcaaccgacctgtctgacatggtaggaccttgaggaacggttgttccatcCAGTATAGcttggttgcttcatcacgataggcaagcccgaccaccacgtcaatgtagcaacaacggtcgggtgtTGTTGTGGATATTTGGTAAAATAGATAAACCATATTCTAacacttaatttacaaaatgtttattaattgtttCAGATTTTGATTGTTTCTGGATTTTCATAATAATTGCTTTCGGTTGCcgttcttctcttcttgatcttttcaatcttctgctgccagatattctatttctgactcgcgttatatactacttatgacgatataagtagcacacaccacaataacatatatataatacacTTAGCTTAGGATTGAaaatgttttgttgttgttgattgaaCTGTACATTTTTACTATTGCTGATGTAACTATGTGGGTAGGAAAATCATGTATTAGATAGTTCTCGATGACTTACAAAATGGAATTAGCCTCAGGTGTCAAGTTTGTTTTATGAGATAGGATCAtaaaacggtgttaatgtttgaactttgtttttattttgttagcATAGCTAAATTTTGATTGAGGAATTCAAAGTCATCCAGTGCTATTTAATATTCCTGAAGTGAGTATTAATGAGGGAAACATACTAGTTAATATCGTTTTGATAGCAATAAATTGTCAAGTTTGGTAGTTTCTTTCGTCTGTAAGAATCTCTCATAAAAATCGATTCGAAATCCTGTGACTGCTACACCAATCAATGGATGTTTGGAAGCCACAGGCAATAATAAGTTTCACACAAACTAATGGAGAGTCTCTTGATGGGTGCCATCATATACTAAACATGAACAATGTATTAATTTCACTAGTCTTTCATTCTCTCATTTCCTCGTGGGAATTGTAGTGGTTTCCGTTTCCGAGCATCAGCAGTAATATCGAGGAGTTAGAGTGGAATCTGCTTCTCAAGTAGAAGTAGAACTGCGAACTCAATAGAGTCGAGACATACGTACAGCAACAACATACTAGATATAGCGGTTAGCTACCTAGTTATAACTATTCCAATGGACCCAATTTTGTCAGTTATAATGGTGACGATTTCCGGAATACAGTAAATGATATTCATACCTCAGTGAAACTCTTTTGAATTGCTTTATCCATTTCAGATGTCGGTCTCATAGAAATTGTTACTGAACCAGATTTTAATTCATCTGATCAAGTTGCTGCATTCATTATGGATTTATCACGTTTACTAAGGCATTTAAAATGTTGTAATGCTATTGGTGCATTTGGTGAACTACGTGTTGATGTCAATGTTTCTATTGGTCAAGATATAGCCAATCAAAATCCTCGagttgaaattaaaaatattggCACTATTCATGGTGTAATTTCTTCAATCGGTTGGTAGTTTCGTTTCATATTAACTTGGTCATTATCCTTAATTTGTCTGCTTTATTTCGTGGTTATTATTGTATACATATTTTTTATCGTAAGAAGATTTCCACTAGTTATTTATATAAAGAACGATTTAATTCACAGAAATCTTACAAACTATTGTGAGAATATCTTTCATCTTGAATAATTCGCTACCTCCAATAGAGTTAGTAATTAACTACATTACATATCGAATGTGCTGACCTTAGTTTTAACTGTAAAAGTTGGTGATGTGCATGGGTTAAGTACTTTCTATTTGAATTTGGACTCGTAAATATAGTCATTCCATTCTgtttgtatgtgggctgtgatactgcccgggtgcccagaccgaagcagatgattttcttagGAGGCAACACCCTCAACCTTTGATATAAAGGTCTGATCTATAAGGCAGTTGAGCAAcctaaggagatgcagtcccatggtaaccggcgaccaatgattggttcatacgccgtttgtcctctcgggatcctggagcccatgtgtaccactggtttggaacgagggttttccaactcccctaggtggatcctccatatccactaacctAATTAAAGCATCAGACATTCGCTTTctgtcctctgaatttcgtaaacaacagcgatgccacgagaatgcagtgagtatgacttccccGGCAGAAGCTATATGCTCGTGGCCATGtcagagcatttcgagagggggcGGGCCCTCCACATTCtaggccataccagggcatttgggggccgtATCAAAAGTATTAAGAAGAATCGAGTCATCATtcgtcaatatatatatattgttgaatACTTCTGACGAAACCAATCCAAAGTATGTGTCACTCAAAcctaaattttataatttagttGTTATGATTTCTTTTATTACGACCCAACTACTCTTATTGCTTAGAATTTTTAGACACCACTTCACTCGAAatgtccccaaatcagaacacggttgggCAGAAATGTAATTGTATTTCGACTAGCAAGGTTGGATGAAGGCAGGAATCACAATAAGTGAAACGTCagcatatttataatttttgcaTATGAAGATTCTTGAATCTTCTCCAAGTATCCGTTGACGCTGATTGGTCGAGAAATAGTTAGTCAGCGTGCTCCAACATAACCCTGCACGAAACATgttttgttcttgctcttttcaagaTGATAAAGGAAACTATGTGTTTGAAACATGCTTTAATCTAATCTATATCCCGCTAACACTAGTATTTATTctaattgagaggatgaaagaggatatctggcgctttaaccgagttagTCGATACGAAAGATTCACCTAGAGGAATTGGAAAatcctaattccaaaccaatagtgcgcATGTGCTCCAGGATTCTGTGACGAAACAAATGGCATGtaaacctattgttgatcaccaacTACCATGGAACCGCATCTCTcaacgttgttccactgccttaaGGATTAGACCTCTTGATCAAAAGACTTTGAGAGTGACACCCTAAAAGAATCACTTGTTTTGTTATGGGCAATCTGCCAGTATCCCATTCCATACAccaaatgaacaataattacTTCGTATGGgacatatatattttggtgccCCTTTTCACCAATCTTTAtgtttaagtaaaataaatttgaaaaattccAGTTGAATTAattgtttgtatgtatgtaaaAAATAGCCCTTTTAAATTCCATCTGATACAACTTTACATCATTTCGCAGATACATTGATTTCCTCTGTTAAGAAGACATAGTACTCATAATTTGTTACTGTTACATACAATTGGAGCATTTAAAATACATTCTAATGAATATTCATCGATGATCTAGATGCAGAAGTAACATatgttgaaatatattattgtttCTAATTTTAGAATATAAAATGTAATGAACTTCTTCgtctaaataaatacaaatgtgAAATTTATATCTTTCTGATCTAGCAAATTGTGGTATCTTTTTCACATATTTAAAGTAATGAACTGCAATCAAACCAGTACATGAATCCGTGTACTTGTGAATTTCTTATTTGGTTAGTATCATTAAACATTGATCGAGGTTGCATATTTCCATTTCTTCCTGTTAGTTTACTCTCTTCGTGTTGCTAATATGAAGATTGACAACTTAAATCAATATACATTTGTACTGTTGTCTGGTGGATAAGTCTATACTGTAGACCAAAAGTAGTATAGTACGTAATGTTTTGCTGAATACATAACACTAatgtaaatattatatttttttaattagatGAAGGGATTGTAGAAGTTAGTTAATTTTGTAGATAgttttcatttcataataatattGTCTGAAGAACCACTGAAACCTTGGGAGTACTAAACATCTATTTTGTTTTACAATAACTATTTACTACCCTGTATATGAGATCACACTCTGAACCCATTGAGCTTTGACTGATAGAGGTTCTTCCATGTTATAAATGAAACATACACCATTGATTGTGTTCACTTGAAGACCGATCTAGAGTATTGTCTGCGTTATTGCTGTGTACTCTGGAacgaagaacaacaacaactgtTCAATGCGCCAAGTTTTCCAATTATTCTGACACTAATTTGCTATAAAAAATCTATCTCCATTAGaaaattttcaattttaatGTCCTATTTATTGGTTTTCTTTCATTCCAGACTATGAGATTAAGCGCCAATCTGAAATTCTCAATTCTGGTGGACAAATTACACAAGAAACTCGATCTTATGATCCGGTGGATAAGTAAGcttataatcattttaaaatgattatattcAACTCTATGGATTGTATAATAATCCTATTATTGTATAGATTAATAGTATTCTTTATATTGTCAATTTCAGTATACATATATGCTTTATCTTGATCTGAAAACTATCTGCTTTGTTCTTATGATCATAATTAGATTAAGCAATTAATCAATTATGAGACAACATAAGAGCTAATACAATCACACATTGATTCCACTAGTCAATACTCTATAATCATCAGTAAAGTAAATAGTATACTAGATGAAAAGCAAGggagttttttaaaaaaataattgtggTTCGAGAAAAATGAATGAGATTTATAGattaaaagtataaaataaaGTTAGAATGAAGATTAAAAAGTTGGCTGAGAAAATACATATGACTAAGCTATTGTGATCGGTTTTGTTGATAGTCGAGTAAACATCAACTTGTATAGAGGTCAAACTGAGTCAAAGTGGTTGGCATTCAAACTAAAATCGGATTAGTAAATTACTTACGTGCTTATggaggcccccaaatgccctggtacagccgaaggtgcagagagtcagctctccctctcaaaatgctctcacatggccacacatATATGACAACTGTCACTACCTTCTCGTAGCAtcgctgttgtttacgaaattcagaggacgggaagcgaatatccggcgctttaactaggttagtggatatggaggatccacctaggggagttggaaaactgattccaaaccagtggtacacatgggctccaggatcccgggaggacaaacggcgtatgaaccaatcgttggtcaccggttaccatggggctgcatctccttacattgcTCAACTGCCTTATAGATCAGACCTTTATATCAAAGGTTGAGGGTGTTGCCTCctaagaaaatcatctgcttcggtctgggcacccgggcagtatcacagccctcacacaaatcagacgagatttgtgtgacgcatatgtattcggtgctccttaaaaatattggtacagtgttcaaataaataaaaacgtaTGTATGGGTATGTAACTGACGTCGTTAAGTCGAactcttcttttttgtttatacCAATgtttctgttataacttgtgacctgtgtgccctgttaacgCAATAATACCGccaattaaagaacagtgaattatcgaccggaccaatgacgcataaaacacgtacgagcagtttagaatacttatcggtcctgctttccgcctagctcagccagttaagtccaaaacactaatctcagcctctgcaaaatgagccatttatttcaaacatactcggtttatataccaaccagacagaccacaccgtaccataaaattggaaacaacatttatacaagatttagccaaatgtggctgtgaagatgggaggtagtgattaatagacagagCATAACCCAAGAATGGTCGTATAATAATAgatcataggtcaaaataaagcttataaaaagaggaatatgaatatgtatattttatttatttaacaataatacgatacaaatatacgcatagtattgatccataaatagatccccaacgttaccattcattatgcttatcgggacctaacagttTCTCAGTGTATATTATCTAATTAATTGGTAATCATATTTTCACTTGTtaattgttcttttttgtttattaccttcctatcataataataacaataatgattatgATTGTAGTGTAACTTTACGAATGCGAGATAAAGAATTAGCTCAAGATTATCGTTATATTCCTGAACCGAATTTACCTTCTATTAAAATTTTATCAAATTGTTCATTATGTTCATCTCAATCATCATCCGCATCATCATCTGAATCTTCTATATCATTATCCAATAATCAAATTTGTATACAAtgtattaaacaaaaatatcatttagattctattaattcaataatgaatttacctcaatataaaaaacaattatttttaattgaatatGGTTTATCATTAAATCgtgttattgttttaattgataataatgaattatgtaaattatatgaattaacattgaattatttaatgaaaaatcatttaaatataaatcataATGAACAATTCAATATTTCAATTTATGCTAAAGAATTATGTTATTGGATTACTggttatttaaattattcaagTAAAGATAAAGCTTTGAAACGGTaagttaataatttcattaaattatacttttacttacttacttacttatctctcgtcgaggagcataggttGCCCACTGGCGCTTTCCATCCAACTATGTTGTGGGCAAACGTTTTCAGttcttttcagttgctattcatccttttcatgcctGCTTCCAATTTTCGATGTAGTATATTCTTCAGCCTTCGTGTTTTGTGTTTCTGTTATGGCCCCCCAAATGCCGTGGTACgcccgagagtgggaagagtccgctctccctctccaaatgctctcacatggccacgcttatatagcctctgccagagaagtcttactcactgctttctcgtggcatCGCTCTTGTtcacgaaatcgagaggacgaaaagcgaaacTCTGGCGCTTTATCCGGGTAGGTGGATATGGGGGATCCATctgggggagttggaaaaccctcattccaaaccattggtgcacatgggctccagtatcctgaaggaacaagtggcgtatgaaccaattattggtcaccggttaccatgggactgcatctctttatgatgctccacttcctcgtggatcaaaccttcagatcgaaggctccgggtattGCCTCCTAAGACAACCATCTGGTTCGGTTTgtgttgggtcggcttccggagaacttcaacggagccttcAGAGGCCcaaaaaggagccgaagggccctagccaatcagagtatgatggaacgttcgagaattccagcgtggcgtgctGCCATTGGTTGGTAGCATAATatgacgttaacggattggctgaaatatgatgttgatttaacagacgccagcatctataaatacccttgattttctgtactaGAATGAACTTTGGgataaagtgttttctctcatacttgtgtcttctttctggagtt comes from Schistosoma haematobium chromosome 3, whole genome shotgun sequence and encodes:
- the MOB4 gene encoding MOB member 4, phocein (EggNog:ENOG410V9SM~COG:J), whose amino-acid sequence is MLIKQRRIVASNGIQDARFVLFGTCQLVLSIIQNMKIVSRYKYLFCINQIIPQYHRIFYSNQTTRITNYIPLIGLEIHAQLSVHNKLFTYVPYSFGAPPNTQLGLHDVAIPGSMPILNRHCLELAIIASIGLNCKINSITNFDRKHYFYTDLPAGYQITQYYKPISINGYLDYIWLRDHSIIEQLDPLYTEVIHSNNNQYYYRSHARIKCIQIEQDTGKSLHNIQRDCSLIDLNRSDVGLIEIVTEPDFNSSDQVAAFIMDLSRLLRHLKCCNAIGAFGELRVDVNVSIGQDIANQNPRVEIKNIGTIHGVISSIDYEIKRQSEILNSGGQITQETRSYDPVDNVTLRMRDKELAQDYRYIPEPNLPSIKILSNCSLCSSQSSSASSSESSISLSNNQICIQCIKQKYHLDSINSIMNLPQYKKQLFLIEYGLSLNRVIVLIDNNELCKLYELTLNYLMKNHLNINHNEQFNISIYAKELCYWITGYLNYSSKDKALKRLPKVEQLAEFVQMNLTGQIFGPAAVQLLNLVIRSDENAYNSVHQLAVEHDLILIKDPDQIKIQCEKLINDYPKLVRQYKNGNKKSLKKLVMNLINNSKCYNNSNKFNPSTVYKLLEQLIPSSSSSSTSSTTTSSSSSSESSSSLISSSINTNSSLSSIEIDQK